From one Mycobacteriales bacterium genomic stretch:
- a CDS encoding discoidin domain-containing protein codes for MPLVHRRTPLAILAALLLLVAYLAVTPGRSAAAGALLSQGKAATASSAENATFPASAAVDGNTGTRWASAFADPQWVQVDLGATATIDQVTLNWEAAFARSFQIQVASSATGPFTTIFSTTTGGGGIQTLAVSGTGRFVRMNGTARGTAFGYSLWEFQVFGTPAAAACGTANAALGHPATASTVENATFPASAAFDGNGTTRWSSAFGDPQWVQVDLGATATVCGVTLTWEAAFARSFQIQVAPAATGPFTTIFSTTTGAGGTQTLTVNGSGRFVRMNGTARGTAFGYSLFEMAVRTTGAVTPPPPPPPPPSDAFWGDLTTIPPAANVLTVKVLNRTNGAFPDSQVFWTFNGQTHSIAEQPFLDMPANSAGRMVFHLGSATSQFTDFIEFTVGPDVFNGNTTRVDGFGLKLAMRLRSHDGSDQQVGEDQATFAQSRAATFQQFVNEVPPEFDVLAQGAGQVRIPSPGNDPSFRAGGVNANYFTSYASANGVNAPTSDIFGCAGILAQDPNRCAALNRHVIQLPQAQWNTPSLYYGASPANWYAKFWHDHAINHLAYGFPYDDVAGQSSFISHGDPQYLLVAVGW; via the coding sequence ATGCCGCTCGTTCACCGGCGAACGCCGCTCGCGATCCTCGCCGCCCTGTTGCTGCTGGTCGCGTACCTCGCGGTGACCCCGGGGCGGTCCGCCGCCGCCGGCGCGCTGCTGTCCCAGGGCAAGGCCGCGACCGCCTCGTCCGCCGAGAACGCGACGTTCCCGGCGAGCGCCGCGGTCGACGGCAACACCGGCACCCGCTGGGCCAGCGCGTTCGCCGACCCGCAGTGGGTGCAGGTCGACCTGGGCGCGACCGCGACGATCGACCAGGTCACGCTGAACTGGGAGGCCGCGTTCGCGCGCTCGTTCCAGATTCAGGTCGCCTCGTCGGCCACCGGCCCGTTCACGACGATCTTCTCCACCACCACCGGGGGCGGCGGCATCCAGACCCTGGCCGTGAGCGGGACCGGCCGGTTCGTCCGGATGAACGGGACCGCGCGCGGGACCGCGTTCGGCTACTCGCTCTGGGAGTTCCAGGTCTTCGGCACGCCCGCGGCGGCGGCCTGCGGCACGGCCAACGCGGCGCTCGGGCACCCGGCCACCGCGTCGACCGTGGAGAACGCGACGTTCCCCGCGAGCGCGGCCTTCGACGGCAACGGCACCACCCGCTGGTCCTCCGCGTTCGGCGACCCGCAGTGGGTGCAGGTCGACCTGGGCGCGACCGCGACCGTCTGCGGGGTGACGCTCACCTGGGAGGCCGCGTTCGCCCGGTCGTTCCAGATCCAGGTCGCGCCCGCCGCGACCGGTCCGTTCACGACGATCTTCTCCACCACCACCGGGGCCGGCGGGACGCAGACGCTGACCGTCAACGGCAGCGGCCGGTTCGTCCGGATGAACGGCACCGCGCGCGGGACCGCCTTCGGCTACTCGCTGTTCGAGATGGCCGTCCGGACGACCGGGGCGGTGACGCCGCCGCCGCCGCCCCCGCCGCCGCCGTCGGACGCGTTCTGGGGTGACCTCACGACCATCCCGCCGGCCGCGAACGTGCTGACGGTCAAGGTCCTCAACCGCACCAACGGCGCGTTCCCCGACAGCCAGGTGTTCTGGACGTTCAACGGGCAGACCCACTCGATCGCCGAGCAGCCCTTCCTCGACATGCCGGCGAACTCGGCCGGGCGGATGGTCTTCCACCTCGGCAGCGCGACGAGCCAGTTCACCGACTTCATCGAGTTCACCGTCGGGCCGGACGTGTTCAACGGCAACACCACCCGGGTCGACGGGTTCGGCCTGAAGCTGGCGATGCGGCTGCGCTCGCACGACGGCTCGGACCAGCAGGTCGGGGAGGACCAGGCGACGTTCGCGCAGAGCCGGGCCGCGACGTTCCAGCAGTTCGTCAACGAGGTGCCGCCGGAGTTCGACGTGCTGGCCCAGGGCGCCGGCCAGGTCCGCATCCCCTCGCCCGGCAACGACCCCTCGTTCCGGGCCGGCGGGGTCAACGCGAACTACTTCACCTCGTACGCGTCGGCGAACGGCGTCAACGCGCCGACCTCCGACATCTTCGGCTGCGCCGGCATCCTGGCCCAGGACCCGAACCGCTGCGCGGCGCTGAACCGGCACGTGATCCAGCTGCCGCAGGCGCAGTGGAACACCCCGTCGCTCTACTACGGGGCCTCGCCGGCCAACTGGTACGCCAAGTTCTGGCACGACCACGCGATCAACCACCTGGCCTACGGCTTCCCCTACGACGACGTCGCGGGCCAGTCCTCGTTCATCTCCCACGGTGACCCGCAGTACCTGCTGGTCGCCGTCGGCTGGTGA
- a CDS encoding GNAT family protein, translating into MDIDFPPADDVEAVIALVRDEEWPFHPGGGDAVRWAGPGIRTFWVTAGGARTGVLRLYDLDGGPMFDLRLRAAYRGKGIGTAAVRWLTDWVFAALPAENRIEATTRADNEAMQRVLTRCGYTQEARYRQGWPVPGGPPMDALGYAILRGDPRPVQPEGTRTGG; encoded by the coding sequence GTGGACATCGACTTCCCGCCCGCCGACGACGTCGAGGCCGTGATCGCGCTGGTCCGGGACGAGGAATGGCCCTTCCACCCGGGCGGCGGGGACGCCGTCCGGTGGGCCGGCCCGGGCATCCGGACCTTCTGGGTGACTGCCGGCGGCGCCCGCACCGGCGTGCTGCGGCTGTACGACCTCGACGGCGGGCCGATGTTCGACCTGCGGCTGCGGGCGGCGTACCGGGGGAAGGGGATCGGGACGGCCGCGGTGCGCTGGCTGACCGACTGGGTCTTCGCCGCGCTGCCGGCGGAGAACCGCATCGAGGCGACCACCCGGGCGGACAACGAGGCGATGCAGCGGGTGCTGACCCGCTGCGGCTACACCCAGGAGGCCCGCTACCGGCAGGGCTGGCCGGTGCCGGGCGGGCCGCCGATGGACGCCCTCGGCTACGCCATCCTTCGCGGCGACCCCCGCCCGGTCCAGCCCGAGGGCACCCGAACGGGCGGTTGA